One genomic window of Polyangium aurulentum includes the following:
- a CDS encoding AAA family ATPase has translation MLQHVSIHNYKCFAGFELALPRQALFVGSNGSGKTSLWDALAGLQDLIVRGADVATVFPTNTLTRWRKDEPVQQFAITLDVGGDTGRYELEIGHDQKRRIPTIRREELRLNGRTLQRTFEGAVLIQNWVPLSTRLAFSRKLSYLSAIDASDENERAIAFREAIANLWMLAPSSGRLEPTTRTEAPWLERDRANFPSWWRGVLVERPQVNSQLVEALRPVMPGLQNIAFERISSEVRELMLSFRRENADYKLSASELSDGQRSLLLLYGFLFGALDRPATVFMDEPETGLAPHEMQPYLSAMSEALDRHDGQALVISHHPAVIDYIAPAATVRFSRPGGGPARVEEVTLETTGGTSVSEWLSRSWAYEDEHDEPAP, from the coding sequence ATGCTGCAGCACGTCTCCATCCACAACTACAAGTGCTTCGCCGGTTTCGAGCTCGCGCTTCCTCGTCAGGCACTGTTCGTGGGGAGCAACGGATCCGGCAAGACCAGCTTGTGGGATGCGCTTGCGGGTCTCCAGGACTTGATCGTGCGGGGCGCGGACGTGGCGACGGTGTTCCCCACGAACACGCTCACGCGCTGGCGGAAGGATGAGCCGGTCCAGCAGTTCGCCATCACCCTGGACGTCGGCGGAGACACGGGCCGCTACGAGCTCGAAATCGGCCATGACCAGAAGCGCCGCATCCCTACCATCAGGCGAGAGGAGCTACGCCTCAACGGTCGAACGCTGCAACGGACGTTCGAGGGCGCAGTGCTCATCCAGAACTGGGTCCCGCTGAGCACGCGCTTGGCTTTCAGCCGCAAGCTCTCCTATCTGTCCGCCATCGACGCGAGCGATGAAAACGAGCGTGCGATCGCCTTTCGCGAAGCCATCGCAAACCTGTGGATGCTTGCCCCTTCTTCGGGGCGGCTAGAACCGACGACGCGAACGGAGGCCCCCTGGCTCGAGCGTGACCGCGCGAACTTCCCGTCGTGGTGGCGCGGCGTGTTGGTCGAACGCCCACAGGTGAACAGCCAGCTCGTGGAGGCGCTTCGCCCGGTCATGCCGGGTCTGCAAAACATCGCTTTCGAACGCATCAGCAGCGAGGTGCGCGAGCTGATGTTGAGCTTCCGGCGAGAGAATGCCGACTACAAGCTCTCGGCGAGCGAGCTCTCGGATGGCCAGCGCTCGCTGCTTCTGCTGTACGGGTTCCTCTTCGGGGCGCTCGATCGACCGGCGACGGTCTTCATGGACGAGCCCGAGACCGGGCTCGCGCCTCACGAGATGCAGCCCTACCTCTCGGCCATGTCCGAGGCTCTCGACAGGCACGACGGGCAAGCGCTCGTGATCTCCCACCATCCGGCGGTCATCGACTACATCGCCCCGGCTGCCACGGTTCGCTTCTCGCGCCCGGGCGGAGGGCCGGCGCGCGTGGAGGAGGTGACGCTGGAGACGACCGGTGGCACGAGTGTCTCCGAGTGGCTCTCACGGTCCTGGGCTTACGAGGACGAGCATGACGAGCCAGCGCCGTAG
- a CDS encoding isoaspartyl peptidase/L-asparaginase produces MKYAILTHGGAASPHAHSDGCVKAAEAARDVLESGGDALSAALAATVMLEDDPRFNAGTGSNLRFDGKTIEMDASVMTSDARFGAVACIERVKNPVLVAARVMETPHLLIVGDGATSFARACGFDAYDPTTEGARSKHARAMADLRGQGDGDFATDVAPWQKIDWPRLWNFASEPPIQDTVGAVVRDGQGRFAATASTGGTVYMLRGRVGDSPLMGCGVYAGPAGAVAATGVGEEIVRRFLAKTVYDWLEEGIPAARAAQRGIAKFPEIVDVGLLVASREGQAIASNRNMASALIVG; encoded by the coding sequence ATGAAGTACGCGATCTTGACGCACGGCGGGGCGGCCTCGCCGCACGCGCATTCGGACGGCTGTGTGAAGGCGGCGGAGGCTGCGCGTGACGTGCTCGAGTCGGGCGGCGACGCGCTCTCTGCGGCGCTGGCGGCGACGGTGATGCTCGAGGACGATCCGCGCTTCAACGCGGGGACGGGCTCGAACCTCCGGTTCGACGGCAAGACGATCGAGATGGACGCCTCGGTGATGACGAGCGACGCGCGCTTCGGCGCGGTTGCGTGCATCGAGCGCGTGAAGAACCCGGTGCTGGTGGCGGCGCGGGTGATGGAGACGCCGCACCTGCTCATCGTCGGCGACGGCGCGACGTCGTTCGCGCGCGCGTGCGGCTTCGATGCGTACGATCCGACGACGGAAGGGGCGCGGAGCAAGCACGCGCGGGCGATGGCGGATCTGCGCGGTCAGGGCGACGGCGACTTCGCGACGGACGTGGCGCCGTGGCAGAAGATCGACTGGCCGAGGCTGTGGAACTTCGCCTCGGAGCCGCCGATCCAGGACACGGTGGGCGCGGTGGTGCGCGACGGTCAGGGCCGCTTCGCGGCGACGGCGTCGACGGGCGGGACGGTGTACATGCTGCGCGGCCGCGTGGGCGACTCGCCCCTGATGGGCTGCGGCGTGTACGCGGGCCCCGCGGGCGCGGTGGCCGCGACGGGCGTGGGCGAGGAGATCGTGCGGCGGTTCCTGGCGAAGACCGTCTACGACTGGCTGGAAGAGGGCATCCCGGCGGCGCGCGCGGCGCAGCGAGGGATCGCGAAGTTCCCGGAGATCGTCGACGTGGGTCTGCTCGTGGCGTCACGCGAAGGGCAGGCGATCGCGTCGAATCGGAACATGGCGAGTGCGTTGATCGTGGGATAG
- the cphA gene encoding cyanophycin synthetase — MKLLETRVYRGPNLYGYRPVIRLTLDLEDLEQYPSDKIPGFTDRLLEDFPSLYEHGCSYGEPGGFVRRLHDGTWFGHITEHVALELQCLAGTPVTYGKTRTAQREGVYHVVYSFEEESVGRRAGELALRYLRGLLPEGFADRLEPVADLKKELDELARIAERMALGPSTRSLVDEARKRGIPTLRLNTQSLVQMGWGVHQKRIQATVTSETRHIAVEIAQDKQLTNSLLERAGLPVPRQEQAHTADEAVEIADRIGYPVVVKPMDLSHGRGVALNLETPEAVRDAWTKAYELSSYVVVETFQKGRDHRVLVVNGEVVAVSERVPGHVIGDGTSTIAQLVDRVNADPRRGVGHEKVLTKIEIDHQANRLLAQAGYTLQTVLPAGQSFALRSTGNLSTGGTAIDRTDVIHPDNHEIAVRAAKVVGLDVAGIDLICEDISKSVRDHGGVIVEVNAAPGFRMHVSPTVGTPRNVAAPVVDMLFPQGATARIPLAAITGTNGKTTTARMVAHILKMSGKRTGLTTTDGIYIDGERFLSGDMTGPWSARVVLTDPTVEAAVLETARGGILREGLGWDRCDVGAVLNVSADHLGLAGVETVEDLAFVKRLVVEVVRDSGTSVLNADDALVAAMAPKAGGKIMYFARSPQNEIVRKHVRAGGRAVVLEEGVNGEMITIYDGDRYIPVVWTHLVPATIDGKARFNVENALAAAAISFSMGVSLEHIRQGLRTFTSSFFHTPGRCNVFDEHPFRVIVDYGHNAAAMAKMAELVLGLRRERSIGVLMAAGDRRDEDIRAVGREAARAFDLVIAKEDSERRGRKPGEVAALLTEGALAAGLPKERVFQDFEEKAAIDRAFGMARPGDLVVIFADDVMQCWKQVISWGKDRDGQRISNVPVVPPGRSSVTTTDRSAK, encoded by the coding sequence GTGAAGCTGCTCGAGACGCGCGTCTATCGCGGACCCAACCTCTACGGCTACAGGCCCGTCATCCGACTGACCCTCGATCTCGAGGACCTGGAGCAGTACCCGAGCGACAAGATCCCGGGCTTCACCGATCGCCTGCTCGAGGACTTCCCCAGCCTCTACGAGCACGGCTGCTCGTACGGCGAGCCCGGGGGCTTCGTGCGCAGGCTGCACGACGGCACCTGGTTCGGGCACATCACCGAGCACGTCGCGCTCGAGCTGCAGTGCCTCGCGGGCACGCCCGTCACCTACGGCAAGACGCGGACGGCGCAGCGCGAGGGCGTCTACCACGTCGTCTACTCCTTCGAGGAGGAGTCGGTCGGGCGGCGCGCCGGAGAGCTCGCGCTGCGCTACCTGCGCGGCCTTCTGCCGGAGGGCTTCGCCGACAGGCTCGAGCCCGTCGCGGACCTCAAGAAGGAACTCGACGAGCTGGCGCGGATCGCGGAGCGGATGGCGCTCGGCCCCTCGACGCGCAGCCTCGTCGACGAGGCGCGCAAGCGCGGGATCCCGACCTTGCGGCTCAACACGCAGAGCCTCGTGCAGATGGGCTGGGGCGTGCACCAGAAGCGCATCCAGGCGACGGTGACGAGCGAGACGCGGCACATCGCGGTCGAGATCGCGCAGGACAAGCAGCTCACCAACTCGCTCCTCGAGCGCGCGGGCCTGCCCGTGCCGCGGCAGGAGCAGGCGCACACGGCCGACGAGGCGGTCGAGATCGCCGATCGCATCGGCTACCCCGTGGTCGTCAAGCCCATGGATCTGTCGCACGGGCGCGGGGTCGCGCTGAACCTCGAGACGCCCGAGGCCGTGCGCGACGCGTGGACGAAGGCGTACGAGCTGTCGAGCTACGTCGTCGTCGAGACGTTCCAGAAGGGCCGCGATCACCGCGTGCTCGTGGTGAACGGCGAGGTCGTCGCGGTGAGCGAGCGCGTGCCCGGGCACGTGATCGGCGACGGGACGAGCACGATCGCGCAGCTCGTCGATCGGGTGAACGCCGATCCGCGGCGCGGCGTGGGGCACGAGAAGGTGCTCACCAAGATCGAGATCGATCACCAGGCCAACCGGCTGCTCGCGCAGGCGGGCTACACGCTCCAGACGGTGCTGCCCGCGGGCCAGTCCTTCGCGCTGCGCTCGACGGGCAACCTGTCGACGGGCGGCACGGCGATCGACAGGACCGACGTGATCCACCCCGACAACCACGAGATCGCGGTGCGCGCGGCGAAGGTCGTGGGGCTCGACGTGGCGGGCATCGATCTCATCTGCGAGGACATCTCGAAGAGCGTGCGCGATCACGGCGGCGTCATCGTCGAGGTGAACGCGGCGCCGGGCTTCCGGATGCACGTCTCGCCGACGGTGGGCACGCCGCGGAACGTGGCGGCGCCGGTGGTGGACATGCTGTTCCCGCAGGGCGCGACCGCGCGCATCCCGCTCGCGGCGATCACGGGGACGAACGGCAAGACCACGACGGCGCGCATGGTCGCGCACATCCTCAAGATGAGCGGCAAGCGCACGGGGCTCACGACGACGGACGGCATCTACATCGACGGCGAGCGCTTCCTGAGCGGCGACATGACGGGGCCGTGGAGCGCGCGCGTGGTGCTCACCGATCCGACGGTGGAGGCGGCGGTGCTCGAGACGGCGCGAGGCGGCATCCTGCGCGAGGGTCTCGGCTGGGATCGCTGTGACGTGGGCGCGGTGCTCAACGTCTCCGCCGATCACCTCGGGCTCGCGGGGGTCGAGACGGTGGAGGATCTCGCGTTCGTCAAGCGCCTCGTCGTCGAGGTGGTGCGTGACAGCGGCACGAGCGTGCTCAACGCCGACGACGCGCTGGTGGCGGCGATGGCGCCCAAGGCGGGCGGGAAGATCATGTACTTCGCGCGCTCGCCGCAGAACGAGATCGTGCGCAAGCACGTGCGCGCGGGCGGTCGCGCGGTGGTGCTCGAGGAGGGCGTCAACGGCGAGATGATCACGATCTACGACGGCGATCGCTACATCCCCGTCGTGTGGACGCACCTCGTGCCCGCGACGATCGACGGCAAGGCGCGGTTCAACGTGGAGAACGCGCTGGCCGCGGCGGCGATCTCGTTCTCGATGGGCGTGTCGCTCGAGCACATCCGGCAGGGCCTGCGCACGTTCACCAGCTCGTTCTTCCATACGCCGGGCCGGTGCAACGTCTTCGACGAGCACCCCTTCCGCGTGATCGTCGACTACGGCCACAACGCGGCAGCGATGGCGAAGATGGCGGAGCTGGTGCTCGGTCTGCGGCGCGAGCGTTCGATCGGCGTGCTGATGGCCGCGGGCGATCGACGCGACGAGGACATCCGCGCGGTGGGTCGAGAGGCGGCGCGCGCGTTCGATCTGGTGATCGCGAAGGAGGACAGCGAGCGCCGCGGTCGCAAGCCTGGCGAGGTGGCCGCGCTGCTGACCGAGGGCGCGCTCGCGGCCGGTCTGCCGAAGGAGCGAGTCTTCCAGGACTTCGAGGAGAAGGCCGCGATCGATCGCGCGTTCGGGATGGCGCGCCCTGGAGATCTGGTCGTGATCTTCGCCGACGACGTGATGCAGTGCTGGAAGCAGGTGATTTCCTGGGGGAAGGACCGCGACGGGCAGCGGATCTCGAACGTGCCGGTCGTGCCCCCGGGTCGATCGAGCGTGACGACGACCGACAGGAGCGCGAAGTAA
- a CDS encoding cyanophycinase, which translates to MRSDGAPSEPPPSTSLSTRRGPLIAIGGAEDKVGARAVLRQVVHHAGGRGAKIALFPTGSSIPAELAATYDAIFRELGAEVRVFRIVTRADGDDPEIIAQLDGVTGIFFTGGDQGRIVTMLGGTELARTIRRAHRSGVVVAGTSAGASVICDHMIAQGKKGYAPRRDLVMLAPGLGLTRRLVIDQHFAQRHRIGRLFSAVALNPFLIGVGIDEDTAIVVTADKKLSVIGRGTVTVIDGSKMVHSDIHEVSRSSPASVLGLSVHVLTQGCGFDVETRTPMLPARLKAEAEAAHNPPSERPGHRPPVALEENEDPEPPEDEST; encoded by the coding sequence GTGCGTTCCGACGGCGCGCCGAGCGAGCCGCCTCCTTCCACGAGCCTCTCCACCCGGAGGGGCCCTCTCATCGCGATTGGCGGCGCCGAGGACAAGGTCGGCGCGCGCGCGGTGCTTCGCCAGGTGGTGCATCACGCGGGTGGCAGGGGCGCGAAGATCGCGCTCTTCCCCACGGGATCGAGCATCCCCGCCGAGCTCGCGGCCACCTACGACGCCATCTTCCGCGAGCTCGGCGCCGAGGTCCGCGTCTTTCGCATCGTCACGCGCGCCGACGGCGACGATCCCGAGATCATCGCGCAGCTCGACGGCGTCACGGGCATCTTCTTCACCGGCGGCGATCAGGGCCGCATCGTGACCATGCTCGGCGGCACCGAGCTCGCGCGCACGATCCGCCGCGCGCACCGGAGCGGCGTCGTCGTCGCGGGCACCTCGGCCGGCGCGAGCGTCATCTGCGATCACATGATCGCGCAGGGCAAGAAGGGCTACGCGCCGCGGCGCGATCTGGTGATGCTCGCGCCGGGGCTCGGCCTGACGCGACGGCTCGTCATCGATCAGCACTTCGCCCAGCGCCACCGCATCGGCCGGCTCTTCTCGGCCGTCGCGCTGAACCCCTTCCTCATCGGCGTCGGCATCGACGAGGACACCGCGATCGTGGTGACCGCGGACAAGAAGCTGTCGGTGATCGGGCGCGGCACCGTGACCGTGATCGACGGGTCGAAGATGGTGCACAGCGACATCCACGAGGTCTCGCGCTCGTCGCCCGCGTCCGTGCTCGGCCTGTCGGTCCACGTGCTCACGCAGGGCTGCGGCTTCGACGTCGAGACGCGCACGCCCATGCTGCCCGCGCGCCTGAAGGCCGAGGCCGAGGCGGCCCACAACCCCCCCTCCGAGCGCCCGGGCCACAGGCCTCCGGTGGCGCTCGAAGAGAATGAAGATCCCGAGCCTCCGGAGGACGAAAGCACGTGA
- the proS gene encoding proline--tRNA ligase: MAKNDAPKTAITPTRAEDYAEWYQQVVRGADLAESSPVRGCMVIKPWGYALWENIQRELDRMFKATGHKNAYFPLFIPKSFLEKEAEHVEGFAKECAIVTHHRLVPGPQGGLIPDPEAKLEEPLIVRPTSETIIGAAFASWVQSYRDLPLLINQWANVVRWELRTRLFLRTAEFLWQEGHTAHATEAEARAETAQMLDVYATFAEDFMAMPVIKGPKTAGERFPGAVDTYAIEAMMQDRKALQAGTSHFLGQNFAKASGIKFQSREEKEEFAWTTSWGVSTRLIGGLLMTHADDDGMVLPPRLAPAQVIILPVLRGEETREKVMTYIDALAAELRSVSFGGRPVEVEIDRRDIRGGDKAWEWIKKGAPLRIEIGPRDVDGNVAMVSRRDRGPKDKASMSRAELVARIGEILGDIQSGLLEKARAFRAQHTRRIDGRADFDAFFSSKGGEREIHGGFALSHWCGDGKCETAVKDRLKVTIRVIPTFGIAGVGDAASLQDKGACVECGAPSEQRVVFAKSY; the protein is encoded by the coding sequence GTGGCCAAGAACGATGCCCCCAAGACCGCGATCACCCCGACCCGCGCCGAGGACTACGCCGAGTGGTACCAGCAGGTCGTCCGCGGAGCCGATCTCGCCGAGAGCTCGCCCGTGCGCGGCTGCATGGTGATCAAGCCTTGGGGCTACGCGCTCTGGGAGAACATCCAGCGCGAGCTCGACCGCATGTTCAAGGCAACCGGGCACAAGAACGCCTACTTTCCCCTCTTCATCCCCAAGTCGTTCCTCGAGAAGGAAGCCGAGCACGTCGAGGGGTTTGCCAAGGAGTGCGCGATCGTCACGCACCACCGGCTCGTGCCCGGGCCGCAAGGCGGCCTCATCCCCGATCCCGAGGCCAAGCTCGAAGAGCCGCTCATCGTTCGCCCCACGTCCGAGACGATCATCGGCGCGGCCTTCGCGAGCTGGGTGCAGAGCTACCGCGACCTGCCGCTGCTCATCAACCAATGGGCGAACGTCGTGCGCTGGGAGCTGCGCACGAGGCTGTTCCTCCGCACGGCAGAGTTCCTCTGGCAAGAGGGCCACACCGCCCACGCGACCGAGGCCGAGGCGCGGGCCGAGACCGCGCAGATGCTCGACGTCTACGCGACCTTCGCCGAGGACTTCATGGCCATGCCCGTGATCAAGGGCCCGAAGACGGCAGGCGAGCGCTTCCCCGGCGCGGTCGACACCTACGCCATCGAGGCGATGATGCAGGACCGCAAGGCGCTGCAGGCGGGCACGTCGCACTTCCTCGGGCAGAACTTCGCGAAGGCGAGCGGCATCAAGTTCCAGTCGCGCGAGGAGAAGGAAGAGTTCGCCTGGACCACCTCGTGGGGCGTGTCCACGCGCCTGATCGGCGGCCTGCTCATGACGCACGCCGATGACGACGGGATGGTGTTGCCGCCGAGGCTCGCGCCCGCGCAGGTGATCATCCTGCCCGTGCTGCGCGGCGAGGAGACGCGCGAGAAGGTGATGACGTACATCGACGCGCTCGCGGCCGAGCTGCGGAGCGTGTCGTTCGGCGGCCGCCCGGTGGAGGTCGAGATCGATCGGCGCGACATCCGCGGCGGCGACAAGGCGTGGGAGTGGATCAAGAAGGGCGCGCCCTTGCGCATCGAGATCGGCCCGCGCGACGTCGACGGAAACGTGGCGATGGTGTCGCGGCGCGATCGCGGCCCGAAGGACAAGGCCTCGATGTCCCGCGCGGAGCTGGTGGCGCGCATCGGCGAGATCCTGGGCGACATCCAGAGCGGCCTGCTCGAAAAGGCCCGCGCCTTCCGTGCCCAGCACACGCGCCGGATCGACGGGCGCGCCGACTTCGACGCGTTCTTCTCGTCGAAGGGCGGCGAGCGCGAGATCCACGGCGGCTTCGCGCTGTCGCACTGGTGCGGAGACGGTAAGTGCGAGACGGCCGTGAAGGACCGGCTGAAGGTGACGATCCGCGTGATCCCGACCTTCGGGATCGCGGGCGTCGGGGACGCCGCGTCGCTGCAGGACAAGGGCGCGTGCGTCGAGTGCGGAGCTCCGAGCGAGCAGCGGGTCGTCTTCGCGAAATCCTACTGA
- a CDS encoding prenyltransferase/squalene oxidase repeat-containing protein, with translation MINLDDALLGELKNLLETAGTNGGAMSASVYDTAQALRLAPPKDGGRDVVAWLLAQQQPDGGWNDPELPLFRDGPTLAAIMALQGRSDVPRAREAVKEGEAFLRHDKGAWNEPWPKARPAGVEISLPALLDEARSLGLDVPSLEAYPAFGERGPRMRAMLPLLQKTLPAVAYFTWDSWGRDPARELIHPEAGIAINPANVARWLSMTAAEPDLAAPRDAAHSFLARASAVTDERMTGVYPTSWPMPLFEIAFCLYALLITDLLDHPALRDVVQRQLDKLAAAMKPEGLGCSPWFDVDGDDTAAAIAVLRAAGRPVDAAPLRGFQSRDHFCTWLHKVQPSASVTGRAVHALRLLGEDTRPMQGYLVRTQNEAGVWDGDPWNVSWAYVTYHAITALEPLGPTPALEGAIRALLDRQHPDGGYGLGPTSNPFETLWGTLALLACRSAGLLHDELSRALGRAQAWMLDQDRAHRRDMPLRWIAKDLYAPRRIDRAFELATLLTLRKAL, from the coding sequence GTGATCAACCTCGACGACGCGCTGCTGGGCGAGCTGAAGAACCTCCTCGAGACGGCCGGCACGAACGGGGGCGCGATGAGCGCCTCCGTCTACGACACGGCCCAGGCCCTGCGGCTCGCTCCGCCGAAGGACGGCGGGCGCGACGTCGTTGCGTGGCTTCTCGCGCAGCAGCAGCCCGATGGTGGATGGAACGATCCGGAGCTGCCCCTGTTCCGCGACGGGCCCACGCTCGCGGCGATCATGGCGCTGCAAGGCCGCAGCGACGTCCCGCGAGCGCGCGAGGCCGTGAAGGAGGGCGAGGCGTTTCTGCGGCACGACAAGGGCGCCTGGAACGAGCCGTGGCCCAAGGCGAGGCCCGCCGGCGTCGAGATCTCGCTCCCCGCGCTCCTCGACGAGGCGCGTTCGCTCGGCCTCGACGTGCCGTCGCTCGAGGCCTACCCGGCGTTCGGCGAGCGCGGGCCCCGGATGCGCGCGATGCTGCCGCTCCTGCAGAAGACCCTGCCCGCCGTTGCGTATTTCACCTGGGATAGCTGGGGCCGCGATCCCGCGCGCGAGCTCATCCACCCCGAGGCGGGGATCGCCATCAACCCCGCCAACGTCGCCCGCTGGCTGTCGATGACCGCCGCAGAGCCCGATCTCGCGGCCCCGCGCGACGCCGCGCACTCGTTCCTCGCGCGCGCCTCCGCGGTCACGGACGAGCGCATGACAGGCGTCTACCCGACCTCCTGGCCCATGCCCCTCTTCGAGATCGCGTTCTGCCTCTACGCGCTGCTCATCACCGATCTGCTCGATCACCCCGCGTTGCGCGACGTCGTGCAGCGGCAGCTCGACAAGCTCGCAGCTGCCATGAAGCCCGAGGGGCTCGGGTGCTCGCCGTGGTTCGACGTCGACGGCGACGACACGGCGGCAGCGATCGCCGTCCTGCGCGCGGCGGGCAGGCCTGTCGATGCCGCGCCGCTGCGCGGCTTTCAGAGCCGGGACCACTTCTGCACCTGGCTCCACAAGGTCCAGCCCTCGGCGTCCGTCACGGGGCGCGCCGTGCACGCGCTCAGGCTCCTCGGCGAGGACACGCGTCCGATGCAGGGCTACCTCGTCCGCACGCAGAACGAGGCCGGCGTGTGGGACGGCGATCCGTGGAACGTGTCCTGGGCCTACGTCACCTACCACGCGATCACCGCGCTCGAGCCGCTCGGGCCGACGCCGGCGCTCGAAGGGGCGATCCGCGCGCTCCTCGATCGCCAGCACCCCGACGGCGGCTATGGCCTCGGCCCGACCTCGAACCCGTTCGAGACCCTGTGGGGCACGCTCGCGCTCCTCGCGTGCCGCAGCGCGGGGCTCTTGCACGACGAGCTCTCGCGAGCGCTCGGGCGCGCGCAGGCGTGGATGCTCGACCAGGATCGCGCCCACCGCCGCGACATGCCCCTTCGTTGGATCGCCAAGGATCTCTACGCGCCCCGCCGCATCGATCGCGCCTTCGAGCTCGCCACGCTGCTCACGCTGCGCAAAGCGCTCTAG
- the lnt gene encoding apolipoprotein N-acyltransferase, translating into MTSTSGEEAARAPNETPAEERKSKKAKKTKAAGVFTPTGALPARVAYPLAFLSGFLYFLGFPGIDIWPLSFVALVPLIVALRGQTPRRAAGLGWLAGFTMTMTGFYWLLEMLQVFSGFPVVLCVLFMAILCAYQGGRIALAGWLYGRAEARGWPAAPVFALAFAVSELVYPLLFPWYYGASVHNAPVMMQVADLGGPILVGLALVAPNLALAEVVLARLRKEKIDRRVIAVGLAVPLLAAIYGFVRIRGVDGAMAAAEKVRIGIVQGNMPLFDRNRALPLHVKMTQDIEREKDVDLVVWSEAAVPRSFSEARYEDEVYRTISQKLGVPTIVGTVLRRPAGPGGRAAFFNTALMAGDDGKILGRYDKQYLLAFGEYLPFGETFPILYKWSPNSGQFTPGKSFEPLTWRDHRISTLICYEDILPAFVRQLVSHGDPDLLVNLTNDAWFGDSTEPWIHFALAKMRAVEHRRFLVRATNSGVSGIVDAAGRVVAHGGTFREEAIVGEARFMRQKTLYGMIGDAPWFIATLVIGAMAIRSKPKKVAPNKPETKAAEEVPAS; encoded by the coding sequence ATGACCAGCACGAGCGGCGAGGAAGCGGCCAGGGCTCCGAACGAGACGCCCGCGGAAGAGCGCAAGTCGAAGAAGGCCAAGAAGACGAAGGCGGCGGGGGTGTTCACGCCGACCGGAGCGCTACCGGCGCGCGTGGCCTATCCGCTCGCGTTCCTGAGCGGCTTTCTCTACTTCCTCGGCTTCCCCGGGATCGACATCTGGCCGCTGTCGTTCGTGGCGCTCGTGCCGCTCATCGTGGCGCTGCGCGGCCAGACGCCGCGACGGGCCGCGGGGCTCGGGTGGCTGGCCGGCTTCACGATGACGATGACCGGCTTCTACTGGCTGCTCGAGATGCTGCAGGTCTTCAGCGGCTTCCCGGTCGTGCTGTGCGTGCTGTTCATGGCGATCCTCTGCGCCTACCAGGGCGGTCGCATCGCGCTCGCGGGCTGGCTCTACGGCCGCGCCGAGGCGCGTGGGTGGCCTGCCGCGCCGGTCTTCGCGCTCGCCTTCGCCGTGAGCGAGCTGGTCTACCCGCTCCTGTTCCCCTGGTACTACGGCGCCTCGGTGCACAACGCGCCCGTGATGATGCAGGTCGCCGACCTCGGCGGTCCGATCCTGGTCGGGCTCGCGCTGGTCGCACCGAACCTCGCGCTCGCCGAGGTCGTCCTCGCGCGGCTCCGCAAGGAGAAGATCGACCGCCGCGTGATCGCCGTCGGCCTCGCGGTCCCGCTCCTCGCCGCCATCTACGGCTTCGTGCGCATCCGGGGCGTGGATGGCGCGATGGCCGCGGCCGAGAAGGTGCGCATCGGGATCGTGCAGGGGAACATGCCCCTGTTCGATCGCAACCGCGCGCTGCCCCTGCACGTGAAGATGACGCAGGACATCGAGCGCGAGAAGGACGTCGACCTCGTCGTGTGGAGCGAGGCGGCCGTGCCGCGCTCGTTCTCGGAGGCGCGCTACGAGGACGAGGTCTACCGGACGATCTCGCAGAAGCTCGGCGTGCCCACCATCGTGGGCACCGTGCTCCGACGCCCCGCGGGCCCGGGCGGCAGGGCGGCGTTCTTCAACACAGCGCTCATGGCCGGCGACGACGGCAAGATCCTCGGCCGCTACGACAAGCAGTACCTGCTCGCGTTCGGCGAGTACCTACCCTTCGGCGAGACGTTCCCGATCCTCTACAAGTGGTCGCCGAACTCGGGTCAGTTCACGCCCGGCAAGTCGTTCGAGCCGCTCACCTGGCGCGATCACCGCATCTCGACGCTCATCTGCTACGAGGACATCCTGCCCGCCTTCGTGCGGCAGCTCGTCTCGCACGGCGATCCCGACCTGCTCGTGAACCTCACGAACGACGCGTGGTTCGGCGACTCGACCGAGCCGTGGATCCACTTCGCCCTCGCGAAGATGCGCGCCGTCGAGCACCGGCGCTTCCTCGTGCGCGCGACGAACAGCGGCGTGTCCGGCATCGTCGACGCGGCGGGGCGCGTGGTCGCGCACGGCGGGACCTTCCGCGAGGAGGCCATCGTCGGCGAGGCCCGGTTCATGCGCCAGAAGACGCTCTACGGCATGATCGGCGACGCGCCCTGGTTCATCGCGACGCTCGTGATCGGGGCGATGGCCATCCGCTCGAAGCCGAAGAAGGTCGCGCCGAACAAGCCCGAAACGAAGGCCGCCGAGGAAGTGCCCGCTTCTTGA